A DNA window from Buttiauxella agrestis contains the following coding sequences:
- a CDS encoding phage portal protein codes for MAKKRKHHAAKNTITTPAAAPQKMEAFTFGEPSPVLDRRDILDYTECVGNGKWFEPPVSFTGLAKTLRAAVHHSSPIYVKRNILASTFIPHPLLSQQDFSRFALDFLVFGNAFLEKRMSVTGKLLRLETSPAKYTRKGTAEDAYWFVQSFVTPHEFAPGSVFHLLEPDINQELYGLPEYLSALNSAWLNESATLFRRKYYQNGAHAGYIMYVTDAAQSSTDVEALREAMRSSKGLGNFKNLFFYAPNGKPDGIKIVPLSEVATKDDFFNIKKASAEDLMSAHRVPPQMMGVIPNNTGGFGDVVKAAQVFVRNELTPLQERIKEVNEWIGAEVIRFKPYELAPAE; via the coding sequence ATGGCGAAGAAACGCAAACATCACGCAGCAAAAAACACAATCACAACACCGGCTGCGGCACCGCAAAAAATGGAAGCCTTCACCTTTGGCGAACCGTCGCCGGTGCTCGACCGTCGTGACATTCTCGATTACACCGAGTGCGTCGGTAACGGCAAATGGTTTGAGCCGCCGGTGAGTTTTACGGGACTCGCCAAAACACTGCGTGCCGCCGTTCACCACAGCTCGCCGATTTATGTGAAGCGCAATATTCTTGCCTCAACATTCATTCCGCACCCGCTCTTATCGCAGCAGGATTTCAGCCGTTTTGCGCTGGATTTTCTGGTGTTCGGTAATGCCTTTTTAGAAAAGCGCATGAGCGTCACCGGCAAGCTGTTAAGGCTGGAAACTTCACCGGCCAAATACACCCGCAAAGGCACCGCCGAGGACGCGTACTGGTTCGTACAGTCGTTTGTCACCCCGCATGAGTTTGCGCCAGGTTCGGTGTTCCATTTACTGGAGCCAGACATTAATCAGGAGCTGTACGGTCTGCCGGAATATCTCAGCGCGCTTAACTCGGCCTGGCTGAATGAATCGGCCACGCTGTTTCGCCGTAAGTATTACCAGAACGGCGCGCATGCCGGTTACATCATGTATGTGACTGATGCCGCGCAGAGCAGCACCGACGTGGAGGCGCTACGCGAGGCGATGCGCAGTTCAAAGGGATTAGGGAATTTTAAGAACCTGTTTTTCTATGCCCCAAACGGCAAACCGGACGGGATTAAAATCGTGCCGCTCAGTGAAGTGGCGACTAAGGACGATTTCTTTAACATCAAGAAAGCCAGTGCAGAGGATTTAATGAGCGCGCACCGTGTACCACCGCAAATGATGGGGGTCATCCCCAACAATACCGGCGGGTTTGGTGACGTGGTGAAAGCCGCACAGGTGTTTGTGCGTAATGAGCTGACGCCTTTACAGGAGCGAATTAAAGAGGTGAATGAGTGGATTGGTGCAGAGGTGATCCGCTTTAAACCTTACGAACTGGCACCCGCCGAATAA
- a CDS encoding toll/interleukin-1 receptor domain-containing protein → MSIPKAFISYSHDSQEHKKWVLEFATRLRNNGVDALLDQWDLKPGDDLPHFMEQGLSTADRVLMVCTDKYVEKANSGAGGVGYEKMIVTADMLKTIDSNKVIPLIRQSGSQDVPNFLRSKLFLDFSRPDQYEFSFDELIRALHNAPLYEKPLVANNPFTPISQTPPNRTGDGVLVVMKIVTALFERQTRDYVYYGELVKHAPMSRIMFDIYIEEAKSLGLITQDTEKDVWLTTTGKHYAIQHNIIK, encoded by the coding sequence ATGTCTATTCCAAAAGCCTTCATTTCATACTCACATGATTCTCAAGAACATAAAAAATGGGTTCTTGAGTTTGCTACTCGCCTTCGTAACAACGGTGTTGATGCCCTTCTTGACCAATGGGATTTGAAGCCAGGAGATGATCTTCCTCACTTTATGGAGCAAGGATTAAGCACCGCAGACCGTGTACTCATGGTTTGCACGGACAAGTACGTTGAAAAAGCGAACTCAGGTGCTGGCGGAGTAGGATACGAAAAAATGATTGTTACAGCTGATATGCTAAAGACGATCGACTCAAATAAGGTAATCCCATTAATTCGTCAAAGCGGGAGTCAGGATGTTCCAAACTTCCTCCGCTCGAAACTTTTTTTAGATTTCTCGCGCCCAGATCAATATGAATTTTCTTTTGATGAACTGATAAGAGCCTTGCACAATGCTCCTCTTTATGAAAAACCATTAGTTGCAAATAATCCCTTTACTCCTATTTCTCAAACCCCTCCCAACCGCACGGGGGATGGTGTTCTAGTAGTCATGAAGATAGTTACCGCGCTTTTTGAGCGCCAAACCAGAGATTATGTCTATTATGGTGAACTGGTTAAACATGCGCCTATGTCCAGAATTATGTTCGATATATATATCGAAGAAGCGAAGTCATTAGGTTTAATTACTCAAGATACTGAGAAGGATGTGTGGCTTACAACGACAGGCAAACACTATGCGATTCAACACAATATTATTAAATAA